A stretch of DNA from Candidatus Omnitrophota bacterium:
TCTACATTCGCCGGCAGCGAGTTTAGCAGCTCTTCGTCGAAGACCCTGCCGGCGAACGAGCCGTCAAGCGCCTTCGAGTCCACGCATGTCAACACGCTCCGGAATCCGGAGCGGATGAAATCACGCGCTAACTTTGCTGTATCACGCTTCCATAAAGGAAAGACGCCTTTCAGCCCCACGCTCGCCAGTTTGTTTTCGCGATAAAGTCTTAGGTCTTCCAAGAATATGTCGCCGAATATCACTGATGTCACACCGGTAGCCGCATATCTCGTCAGGACTTCGGCCATTGCCTCTTCATACTTAGCGTTATCGCAGTCCTTGCTGATCAGCGCCTTCTCGAGCGGCAGGCCTATCGAAGCGGCCTGCTCTTCGAGGAGGACTTCGCAGACGCCGTGCATGCTTACTCTGCCGTA
This window harbors:
- a CDS encoding diphthine--ammonia ligase → MEKAIMAWSGGKDSAMALYEIRKLREYDVVALLTTVTQDYGRVSMHGVCEVLLEEQAASIGLPLEKALISKDCDNAKYEEAMAEVLTRYAATGVTSVIFGDIFLEDLRLYRENKLASVGLKGVFPLWKRDTAKLARDFIRSGFRSVLTCVDSKALDGSFAGRVFDEELLNSLPANVDPCGENGEFHSFAFDGPIFGKKIEFKTGETILRDNRFYYCDLISGRQRCFQKS